A portion of the Chryseobacterium tructae genome contains these proteins:
- a CDS encoding nuclear transport factor 2 family protein, whose translation MNELKIKAIIQDLSNALQTREYDRFVSYFTDHATFEIPVTVNGGTVIDGKENIKRHFDNVQQNPLTKLIEIESVYTKIYDHTDNPTVTVEYFTKGKSLATNELFEIQSSIALITFTEEGIVQYKDFPNTLGIAQKAGLLAQLAANWVK comes from the coding sequence ATGAACGAATTAAAAATAAAAGCAATTATTCAAGACTTATCAAACGCTTTACAGACAAGGGAATACGATAGGTTTGTTAGCTATTTTACAGATCATGCAACTTTTGAAATACCAGTTACAGTTAATGGCGGAACTGTAATTGATGGAAAAGAAAATATAAAAAGGCACTTTGATAATGTACAGCAAAACCCACTAACCAAGTTGATAGAAATAGAAAGTGTTTATACCAAAATATACGATCACACAGATAACCCAACAGTCACTGTTGAGTATTTTACGAAGGGAAAATCACTAGCAACAAATGAACTTTTTGAAATACAATCTTCTATTGCACTCATCACATTTACTGAAGAGGGCATTGTACAGTATAAAGATTTTCCAAACACTTTGGGAATTGCTCAAAAAGCAGGGCTTCTCGCTCAATTGGCAGCTAATTGGGTAAAATGA
- a CDS encoding Crp/Fnr family transcriptional regulator — protein sequence MHGVDILKEYISRTVDLADDEFEYVLSHFKPLSFKKGQVIIREGDDVEDEYFVITGCLKSFYINDEVKMYILQFSMPTWWASDYEALYGKTKAKINIDCITDAEVLKLSNTDREKLCSEIHQMEHFFRWRTNRGYVASQKRLLSFMNNDTKTRYEELLKMYPQLYSLVPKHLIASYLGVSRETLSRLYQSDKK from the coding sequence ATGCACGGAGTAGATATTTTGAAGGAGTATATTTCCAGAACAGTAGACCTGGCTGATGATGAATTTGAATATGTTCTGTCGCATTTCAAACCTCTTTCATTCAAAAAAGGGCAAGTTATTATCAGGGAAGGAGATGATGTAGAAGATGAATATTTTGTCATCACTGGGTGCCTGAAATCTTTTTATATCAATGATGAGGTAAAAATGTATATCCTCCAATTCTCCATGCCGACATGGTGGGCATCCGACTATGAAGCACTATATGGTAAGACAAAGGCCAAGATCAATATAGATTGTATTACCGATGCCGAAGTACTGAAGTTATCCAATACTGATAGGGAAAAGCTATGCAGTGAGATTCATCAGATGGAACACTTTTTTCGCTGGCGTACCAACAGAGGTTATGTTGCCTCTCAGAAGAGGCTATTATCATTTATGAATAATGATACCAAAACCCGCTATGAAGAACTCCTTAAAATGTATCCCCAGCTTTACAGTCTCGTTCCAAAACATCTTATTGCATCTTATCTTGGCGTTTCCAGGGAAACATTGAGCCGTCTTTACCAGTCAGACAAAAAGTGA
- a CDS encoding YceI family protein, translating to MRTQKFNIAVAQSNIEWVGRKVTGAHNGTINLKEGELIVSDGQLTAGKFIVDTTSITILDITDPDTNAQFAGHLASDDFFSIDHYPESYFEISKVSSNHVEGNLTIKGITNPVGFYMTVAVNDNILAASGKIIVDRTQFGIKFRSGNFFQNLGDTLIYNDFELNVSLTAKLVTEPVSA from the coding sequence ATGAGAACACAAAAATTCAACATCGCAGTTGCACAGAGCAACATTGAATGGGTAGGTAGAAAAGTAACCGGAGCCCATAATGGAACCATTAATCTTAAGGAGGGAGAACTTATTGTATCGGATGGACAGCTTACAGCCGGAAAGTTCATTGTAGACACCACTTCTATTACAATTTTAGACATTACTGATCCTGATACCAATGCACAATTTGCAGGGCACTTGGCTTCAGATGATTTTTTCAGTATCGACCACTATCCTGAATCATATTTTGAGATTTCTAAAGTCAGCAGCAATCATGTTGAAGGCAACCTTACCATCAAAGGAATTACGAATCCTGTTGGGTTTTATATGACTGTAGCAGTTAATGATAACATCTTAGCCGCTTCAGGGAAGATTATTGTTGACCGTACCCAGTTTGGAATCAAATTCCGTTCAGGAAACTTCTTTCAGAACTTAGGGGATACCCTTATTTACAATGATTTTGAACTTAATGTATCATTAACCGCGAAATTGGTAACAGAACCGGTTTCAGCATAA
- a CDS encoding tautomerase family protein, protein MPYVKIELTREGVTREQKQKLMKGITDLITDVLNKDPHLTHIVIQEIELDDWGYAGDQVSVLREKGITATKK, encoded by the coding sequence ATGCCATACGTAAAAATTGAACTGACCCGCGAAGGAGTTACCCGCGAGCAGAAACAAAAACTGATGAAAGGAATTACAGATCTTATTACAGATGTATTAAACAAAGATCCTCATCTTACCCATATAGTGATACAGGAAATAGAACTGGATGATTGGGGATACGCTGGAGACCAGGTATCTGTCTTACGTGAAAAGGGAATAACAGCTACAAAAAAGTAA
- a CDS encoding SDR family NAD(P)-dependent oxidoreductase: MKKHTIIVTGASSGIGEAVAQYFLDRGDNVVINSSTSEKLEKVYQKLGAGENLAMVVGNVKDKNTGEMLVSVALERFGSVDILVNNAGIFDNKPFLEVDEDYLDRFLNTNLKGTFFTTQAVIPQMLKQQGGTVINVGTPLVNLGLGGAPATAPIASKGAIHALTVQLAAEFGKQNIRINTIAPGVIRTPMHGDTSDKMAGLHLLNRVGEVEDIAEMVYTVAKSNFISGAIINVDGYGSRL; the protein is encoded by the coding sequence ATGAAAAAACATACCATAATCGTAACAGGAGCTTCTTCCGGAATTGGTGAAGCTGTTGCGCAATATTTTCTGGATAGAGGAGACAATGTTGTCATCAACTCATCAACATCGGAAAAATTAGAAAAAGTATATCAAAAGTTAGGAGCAGGAGAAAATCTTGCAATGGTTGTAGGCAATGTGAAGGATAAAAATACGGGAGAAATGTTGGTCTCTGTTGCTTTAGAAAGATTCGGAAGTGTAGATATATTGGTGAATAATGCAGGGATTTTTGACAATAAACCGTTTCTGGAGGTTGACGAGGATTATTTAGACCGTTTTTTGAATACAAATTTAAAAGGGACATTCTTTACAACACAAGCCGTTATTCCACAAATGCTAAAGCAACAGGGTGGAACAGTGATTAATGTAGGAACTCCACTGGTAAATTTGGGATTAGGAGGAGCTCCGGCTACTGCTCCTATTGCAAGTAAAGGAGCAATACATGCGCTTACCGTTCAATTAGCCGCAGAGTTTGGCAAACAGAATATACGTATTAATACAATAGCTCCTGGTGTTATCAGAACACCTATGCATGGTGATACCAGTGATAAAATGGCTGGCCTGCATTTGCTTAATCGAGTGGGTGAAGTTGAAGATATAGCAGAAATGGTATATACTGTGGCCAAGAGCAACTTTATCAGCGGTGCAATTATCAATGTAGATGGGTATGGGAGCAGGTTATAA
- a CDS encoding nuclear transport factor 2 family protein → METQTTQQKNIQVISHLLENIYFKGIFEGDTTLLSTIYNPTTLLFGDVKGQPYAKNLKDYLDGVKNRQSPKDSGKPFKGEILSVKVVNSIAYAEVKVTMYDFIYQEFLSFHSIDGRWLLVNKMISDIADETAENLKKKQNPKTSLIATMTILPGFENQVKKALNTMEVESNKELGCQLFVVTLQKDSPQKVIVYESYDDDEAFEQHKNRTYSRDFFELVKGKIADDKIEVVYLTELAPVL, encoded by the coding sequence ATGGAAACACAAACAACTCAGCAAAAGAATATACAAGTAATATCCCATTTATTGGAAAATATTTATTTTAAAGGAATCTTTGAAGGCGATACAACTTTGTTAAGTACCATTTATAATCCTACGACATTGCTTTTTGGAGATGTAAAAGGACAACCTTATGCTAAAAACCTGAAAGACTATCTTGATGGTGTCAAAAACCGTCAGAGTCCAAAAGATTCAGGGAAACCATTCAAAGGGGAGATTCTTTCTGTAAAAGTAGTTAACTCAATAGCCTATGCTGAAGTGAAAGTAACAATGTACGATTTTATCTATCAGGAATTCTTATCTTTTCATAGCATTGATGGGAGATGGTTGCTGGTAAATAAGATGATCTCAGATATAGCAGATGAGACTGCTGAAAACTTAAAAAAGAAACAAAACCCTAAAACATCCCTTATTGCGACAATGACTATTCTGCCAGGTTTTGAAAACCAAGTAAAAAAGGCATTGAATACAATGGAAGTTGAAAGTAATAAAGAACTCGGATGCCAGCTGTTTGTGGTAACCCTTCAGAAAGATTCACCGCAGAAAGTAATTGTGTATGAGTCTTATGACGATGACGAAGCGTTTGAACAACATAAAAATAGAACCTATTCCAGGGATTTCTTTGAATTGGTAAAAGGTAAAATTGCAGATGACAAGATTGAAGTTGTATATCTTACAGAATTAGCTCCCGTTTTATAA
- a CDS encoding NAD(P)H-dependent flavin oxidoreductase: MWNRTKVSGLLGIDYPILQGPFGGNLSSVDLTATVSNAGGLGGYGVYTNTPQEIVGINKQIKLSTHKPYNLNLWVSDHDIPDEGVSDELYNQTVKLFKPYFEELEIDLPPKPALFQSRFENQMQAILDIRPKVFSYMFGTLPEDILEECRKRGIITIGVATTVEEAIALEASGTDMIVASGFEAGGHRPSFLDTAEDSLVGTFVLLQLIREKVKIPVIAAGGIATGKGMAAAFALGADAVQIGTAFFACQESNALPIHREMLFSEKAQHTVLTRAYTGRLGRGIANRITNELSGREKEFLPFPLQSQFMSALRKAAIEKEKWDMVLFWGGQIAPNLKHTKAGELMTTLIEEADGFYGKI, translated from the coding sequence ATGTGGAACAGAACAAAAGTAAGTGGATTGTTGGGAATTGATTATCCCATTCTACAAGGGCCATTTGGTGGAAATTTGTCATCAGTAGACTTAACAGCAACGGTTTCAAATGCTGGGGGATTGGGAGGATATGGAGTCTATACAAATACTCCGCAGGAAATTGTTGGAATAAATAAACAGATAAAACTTTCTACCCATAAACCTTATAATTTGAACTTATGGGTTTCAGATCACGATATTCCTGATGAAGGAGTTTCTGATGAACTCTACAATCAGACTGTCAAATTATTTAAACCCTATTTTGAAGAACTTGAAATTGATCTGCCACCAAAACCAGCTCTGTTTCAATCGCGGTTTGAAAACCAAATGCAAGCGATACTTGATATTCGTCCTAAGGTATTTAGTTATATGTTTGGGACATTGCCGGAAGATATTTTAGAAGAGTGCAGAAAAAGGGGAATTATAACGATAGGAGTAGCAACTACTGTAGAAGAAGCGATAGCATTGGAAGCCTCAGGAACAGATATGATTGTAGCTTCCGGTTTTGAAGCAGGAGGACATCGTCCGTCATTTTTAGATACAGCGGAAGATTCGCTAGTAGGAACCTTTGTGCTGCTCCAGTTGATCCGGGAGAAAGTGAAAATACCAGTAATTGCTGCAGGCGGTATCGCAACAGGGAAAGGTATGGCTGCAGCTTTTGCTTTGGGAGCAGATGCCGTGCAAATTGGTACAGCGTTTTTCGCTTGTCAGGAATCAAATGCTTTGCCAATTCATCGAGAAATGCTGTTTTCAGAGAAAGCACAACATACAGTGTTGACGCGTGCCTATACAGGCAGATTAGGAAGAGGAATTGCCAATAGGATTACTAATGAACTCTCAGGGAGAGAAAAAGAGTTTCTCCCTTTTCCATTACAATCTCAGTTCATGTCCGCTTTGCGAAAGGCTGCCATAGAAAAAGAGAAATGGGATATGGTACTATTTTGGGGAGGGCAAATAGCCCCGAACTTAAAACATACAAAAGCAGGTGAGTTGATGACGACTCTAATAGAGGAAGCAGATGGGTTTTACGGGAAAATATAA
- a CDS encoding nuclear transport factor 2 family protein, translated as MKQLRESFYKDAIMYGYWDEYLVEGGIANLYDSVAKHGKAPNIKTHIDILHKTDRIALARIVYEKNAAEKDGMDYHALIKVEGKWKVISKLFQTWID; from the coding sequence ATAAAACAACTTCGGGAATCTTTTTATAAAGATGCCATTATGTATGGATATTGGGATGAATATCTTGTAGAAGGGGGAATTGCTAATTTATACGACTCCGTAGCAAAACATGGAAAGGCGCCTAATATCAAAACACATATTGATATTCTCCATAAAACGGATCGTATCGCATTGGCTCGTATTGTATATGAAAAAAACGCTGCAGAAAAGGATGGTATGGATTATCATGCGCTGATTAAGGTAGAAGGAAAATGGAAGGTTATTTCCAAACTTTTCCAGACATGGATAGACTAA
- a CDS encoding AraC family transcriptional regulator, with translation MKVTKEIFTEPAIPNSFSVERVEKCIVNMHGSNRLNYHRIILVENGMGKLIIDNRSFEIRSHEVFLMSKGQIYRFENTSMITGYMVSFGDCFWDQTPRSASNCKAVLFNNTTVNQHLQLNNLELSELTFLFNTLLKEYQSSPYINQLDAVAAYLKIIMIKLANIKITEEATFDSQDYLLYRKFMELLSTRFRESHSVTDYAAILNITSRRLSELCKRCGGIPAKEIINGQIIAEAKRYLQFSSTPVKEIAYELHFSTPEQFSHFFKKNTSISPADYRNQFINIGVLGKF, from the coding sequence ATGAAAGTAACCAAAGAGATTTTTACTGAACCTGCCATTCCCAACTCTTTTTCAGTAGAGCGGGTTGAAAAATGTATTGTCAACATGCATGGTTCCAATAGACTCAACTACCATCGCATTATATTGGTGGAAAATGGTATGGGAAAACTCATTATTGATAACAGGTCATTTGAGATAAGAAGCCACGAAGTTTTCCTGATGTCCAAAGGACAAATTTATAGATTTGAAAATACCTCCATGATAACAGGATATATGGTTTCTTTCGGCGATTGTTTCTGGGATCAGACCCCGAGAAGTGCCAGCAATTGTAAAGCCGTATTATTTAATAATACAACCGTTAACCAGCACCTCCAGCTTAATAATCTGGAACTGAGTGAACTTACATTTCTTTTCAATACACTGCTCAAAGAATATCAATCTTCACCATACATCAATCAGTTGGATGCAGTAGCTGCTTACCTAAAAATCATCATGATCAAGCTCGCCAATATAAAAATTACAGAAGAAGCAACTTTCGACAGTCAGGATTATTTGTTGTATCGAAAATTTATGGAGCTGCTCAGTACAAGGTTTCGTGAGTCTCACTCTGTTACTGATTATGCAGCAATATTAAATATAACTTCCCGCAGACTGAGTGAACTTTGTAAAAGATGTGGTGGTATTCCCGCAAAAGAAATTATTAATGGACAGATCATTGCTGAAGCAAAGCGCTATTTGCAATTCAGTTCCACTCCTGTAAAAGAGATTGCTTATGAACTTCATTTCAGTACCCCGGAGCAGTTCAGCCATTTCTTTAAAAAGAATACAAGCATATCCCCTGCTGATTACCGCAATCAGTTTATTAATATCGGAGTATTAGGTAAATTTTGA
- a CDS encoding TetR/AcrR family transcriptional regulator, with product MFSSIQNEQDQLSEQILHAASELYLKYGFKKVTMDDISKAIGKSRTSIYYYFKNREEVFQAVLNSLVIEVASEIGSAMNEQSTLEEKIRTFCLTKIKTSESKQPFFTAVEAGMNAEEKSRHTQVMEVVHQHLMEGEKILLEKAITESMDKKEIRPLTLEERATVIFILQSSIRGIKREMLLKNSFDDLNTTVDVLTSMTVKWLE from the coding sequence ATGTTTTCATCCATACAAAATGAACAGGATCAACTTTCAGAACAGATCCTTCATGCTGCCTCTGAACTTTACCTGAAGTATGGTTTCAAAAAGGTGACCATGGATGATATTTCCAAAGCCATTGGTAAAAGCAGAACTTCTATTTACTATTATTTCAAAAACCGTGAAGAAGTATTTCAGGCTGTACTGAACTCCTTGGTAATAGAAGTCGCTTCTGAAATAGGAAGTGCTATGAACGAACAATCTACATTGGAAGAAAAAATAAGAACATTCTGTCTCACCAAAATTAAAACTTCTGAGAGTAAACAACCATTTTTTACCGCTGTAGAAGCTGGAATGAATGCTGAAGAAAAATCAAGACACACCCAGGTTATGGAAGTGGTTCATCAACATCTGATGGAAGGAGAAAAAATTCTTCTTGAAAAGGCTATTACAGAGAGTATGGATAAAAAAGAAATTCGCCCTTTAACACTTGAAGAGCGGGCTACTGTTATTTTCATTTTGCAAAGCAGCATTAGAGGAATTAAACGTGAAATGCTTTTAAAAAACAGTTTTGACGACTTAAATACAACCGTAGACGTATTGACTTCAATGACCGTTAAATGGCTTGAATAA
- a CDS encoding STAS/SEC14 domain-containing protein, whose translation MINEIKKCKDNAIALEIMGAFTEEDALFIEQHFDEKLNKGYQHVNILIKVKDMSVIKDMKLKGFFEGELWGIKHFGKIGRCAVVSHSNFMKSVISIENEVLHLFNPALEEKYFDETELEEALQFITPNG comes from the coding sequence ATGATAAACGAAATAAAAAAATGTAAGGATAATGCTATTGCCCTGGAGATAATGGGTGCATTTACAGAAGAAGATGCTTTGTTTATTGAACAGCATTTTGATGAAAAATTGAATAAAGGATATCAGCATGTCAATATACTTATAAAGGTCAAAGATATGTCAGTAATTAAAGACATGAAATTAAAAGGTTTTTTTGAAGGTGAACTATGGGGCATTAAACACTTTGGAAAGATAGGACGTTGTGCGGTGGTATCCCATTCCAATTTTATGAAGTCGGTAATCAGTATTGAAAATGAAGTTCTCCATTTATTCAACCCTGCTTTGGAAGAGAAATACTTTGATGAAACAGAATTAGAAGAAGCGTTACAATTTATCACTCCCAATGGATAA
- a CDS encoding DUF4287 domain-containing protein: MSFQTYIKNIEEKTGKSRSDFENLAIEKGFTEDGKIKKGVKATEIINWLKNDFELGHGHATAMYAYINGKRE; this comes from the coding sequence ATGTCATTTCAAACCTATATTAAAAACATCGAAGAAAAAACGGGAAAATCGCGTTCTGATTTTGAAAATTTAGCTATTGAAAAAGGATTTACGGAAGATGGAAAAATAAAGAAGGGAGTAAAGGCAACGGAAATAATCAATTGGTTAAAGAATGATTTTGAATTAGGACATGGGCATGCTACAGCAATGTATGCTTATATCAATGGAAAGCGTGAGTAG
- a CDS encoding serine hydrolase domain-containing protein — MKLTLVILLFPILMFGQKNVPTNLEKYMQAQVEVNNFSGAVLVSKDGHVLLKKAYGLADYEWNIKNTVDTKFQLASVTKQFTATAILLLIEKGKLSLNDKLSKFFPDYPKADSVTIHMLLSHTSGLTMGFKDIALSSVDKDSAYAAIKKMPYEFSPGTQSGYSNIGYYLLAKIIEKVSGEKYAVFLKKNIFEKAGMNNTGISDNKSIVEKKARAYYQTENGFIQNPYINWEINVGHDGVYSTVEDLALWDKTLYGTGILSAQMKTLMFKPYGTENWGYGFIINPFYNHGHQLIAHDGGFFGTMTSFNRFTDDKLFVTVLSNNESFSHIISYGLSAIALGKEVELPYKHHRVEITPSLYDQYIGKYDKITILKIDGKLYFNNVEMELIPESKTKFFRADNNDRTIEFIPDSKGIYNSIILTKGGVKEAVGRSKSL; from the coding sequence ATGAAGCTCACTCTAGTCATCCTGTTATTCCCAATTCTTATGTTTGGGCAGAAAAATGTGCCCACTAATCTTGAGAAATATATGCAAGCTCAGGTTGAAGTAAATAATTTTAGTGGAGCTGTCCTTGTGTCGAAAGACGGCCATGTTTTATTAAAAAAAGCATATGGTTTGGCAGATTACGAGTGGAATATTAAAAATACCGTTGATACTAAATTTCAGTTAGCCTCAGTCACAAAACAATTTACTGCCACAGCTATACTTCTATTGATTGAAAAAGGGAAGCTGTCCCTTAATGATAAACTGAGTAAGTTCTTTCCAGATTACCCCAAGGCTGATAGCGTTACGATTCATATGCTTTTATCTCATACCTCAGGGCTGACTATGGGTTTTAAAGACATAGCTTTAAGCTCGGTGGACAAAGATTCTGCCTATGCCGCGATAAAAAAAATGCCTTATGAATTCTCTCCGGGAACTCAAAGCGGATACAGCAATATTGGCTATTATCTATTGGCTAAGATCATTGAAAAAGTATCAGGTGAAAAATATGCCGTTTTTTTAAAGAAGAATATATTTGAAAAAGCAGGGATGAATAATACAGGTATTAGTGATAATAAGTCTATCGTTGAAAAAAAAGCAAGAGCTTACTATCAGACAGAAAATGGTTTTATTCAGAATCCTTATATCAATTGGGAAATTAATGTAGGGCATGATGGGGTATATTCTACTGTTGAAGATCTGGCGTTATGGGATAAAACACTATATGGAACCGGTATTCTTTCTGCACAGATGAAAACCCTAATGTTTAAGCCTTATGGCACTGAAAATTGGGGATATGGCTTTATCATCAATCCATTTTACAATCACGGACATCAATTAATTGCTCATGACGGTGGATTTTTTGGTACCATGACTTCCTTTAACCGATTTACGGATGATAAACTTTTTGTGACCGTACTTTCCAATAACGAATCATTTTCCCATATCATAAGTTATGGACTTTCCGCCATTGCATTGGGAAAAGAGGTCGAGCTTCCTTACAAACATCATCGAGTTGAAATAACTCCGAGTTTATATGATCAATACATCGGTAAATATGATAAAATTACCATATTGAAAATTGACGGTAAACTTTATTTTAATAACGTGGAGATGGAGCTCATCCCAGAGTCTAAAACCAAATTTTTCAGGGCAGATAATAATGATAGAACAATTGAATTTATTCCGGATAGTAAGGGTATTTACAATTCTATAATTTTGACAAAAGGTGGGGTAAAAGAAGCTGTAGGAAGGAGTAAATCGCTATAG
- a CDS encoding helix-turn-helix domain-containing protein, with amino-acid sequence MLPFLMVNLVLLPRFYGVDEASKMSFIQNRQNMIEVRFIHILIHLQMVLYIISVFRVLRKTKKLYLENYAGKNISSYNWLFQFTIVLTILYAVAFLKNILKFSDYQYISEWIKIGLLSSSLFVFCWYLFKALNNPGLFRNIDSKLKLVSELVSEEKNSKESVEDEREPNEDLLKLKKYMVEKRPFLNSSLTIQDVSNDIEIPVRDLSLLINHQLGQHFYDFVNAYRIESAKDILKDTSKSKVTVLEILYEVGFNSKSSFNTAFKKHTGNTPTAYRKGM; translated from the coding sequence GTGCTTCCATTTTTAATGGTTAATTTGGTTTTACTGCCCCGTTTTTATGGTGTGGATGAAGCTTCTAAAATGAGTTTTATTCAGAATCGTCAAAATATGATAGAAGTCCGGTTTATTCATATTTTAATACATCTGCAGATGGTTCTATATATTATTTCTGTTTTTAGAGTACTAAGAAAAACAAAGAAACTATATCTTGAAAACTATGCCGGAAAAAACATCAGTTCCTATAATTGGTTATTCCAGTTTACCATTGTACTGACTATTTTATATGCGGTAGCTTTTTTGAAAAATATTTTAAAATTTTCTGACTATCAATATATTTCCGAATGGATCAAGATCGGCCTTTTATCGTCCTCTCTTTTTGTTTTTTGTTGGTATCTATTCAAAGCGCTAAATAACCCTGGTCTTTTTAGAAATATTGATTCAAAATTAAAGCTTGTTTCTGAGCTTGTTTCTGAAGAAAAAAATAGTAAGGAATCAGTAGAAGATGAAAGGGAGCCTAATGAAGACCTTTTGAAGCTAAAAAAATATATGGTTGAGAAAAGACCTTTTCTGAACTCTTCACTTACCATTCAGGATGTTTCCAATGATATTGAAATTCCTGTTCGGGATTTATCTCTTTTAATCAATCATCAATTAGGGCAGCATTTTTATGACTTCGTAAATGCCTATCGAATAGAAAGTGCTAAGGATATTTTAAAAGATACTTCAAAAAGCAAGGTAACGGTTTTAGAAATTCTATACGAAGTTGGCTTTAATTCAAAATCTTCTTTCAATACTGCTTTTAAAAAACACACAGGCAATACACCAACAGCTTACCGTAAGGGAATGTAA
- a CDS encoding serine hydrolase domain-containing protein yields the protein MKSSFYLLILIALFSSCQTSKKVFSEKRDYSFLTDSLNIKPQLEKYKLPGFSLVVFENYKIVYSNQVGVKSMDSKEKLDENTAFSTASIAKPITALLCHILEEKGLINLNDPIDKYLKRWHLPKSKFTENKNPTWKQFLNHTAGTSQGGFEDHYEGEAIPTITQSLLGQIPRYDKEIEFLFTPGTSFEYSGGGYVIIQMALEDTLNKSIAELAQEYIFSPLGMKNTTMIQPNEKGFLKNVAFVHDKEGKVIKTGLPITPQVAPSGLWSTPTDLAILSIEIQNALRNKNNKVISHQIAKEVTKVTALKNAVGGWSYGWQKSFGYSNYDWFSCNGSNTGVGGNVLASMTDGNGMVYLANGEKPNRFPVMNYTRAKILTVMDWNKTTHEDIQELPLSLKKQLIGTYDDFLYGQGMETKILEKNNRLYVESPILEHFKGKNEYELLYLKNGTFRIVDYPNLLTFNFSNGKVNSVILTRDSLKIEVQMIKK from the coding sequence ATGAAAAGCTCCTTTTATTTACTAATTCTTATAGCGCTATTTTCAAGCTGCCAAACAAGTAAAAAAGTTTTTTCGGAAAAAAGAGATTACAGCTTTCTTACTGATAGTTTAAACATTAAGCCACAATTAGAAAAGTATAAGCTTCCTGGATTTAGCCTTGTGGTTTTTGAAAATTATAAGATTGTTTATTCAAATCAGGTAGGAGTGAAGTCAATGGATTCTAAAGAAAAATTAGATGAAAACACGGCTTTTTCTACAGCATCTATTGCAAAACCAATCACTGCACTTCTTTGCCATATTCTTGAAGAAAAAGGCTTAATTAACCTGAATGATCCAATAGATAAATACCTAAAGCGATGGCATTTGCCAAAAAGTAAGTTTACTGAAAATAAGAATCCAACCTGGAAACAGTTTTTAAATCATACGGCCGGTACAAGTCAGGGTGGATTTGAAGACCATTACGAAGGAGAAGCAATTCCAACAATAACGCAAAGCCTTTTAGGGCAGATTCCAAGATACGATAAGGAAATTGAATTTTTGTTTACACCGGGAACCAGCTTTGAATATAGCGGTGGTGGCTATGTAATCATCCAAATGGCATTAGAAGATACTTTGAATAAATCTATTGCAGAATTGGCACAAGAATATATCTTTTCACCTCTTGGAATGAAAAATACCACAATGATTCAGCCTAATGAAAAAGGATTTCTAAAGAATGTGGCTTTTGTACATGATAAAGAAGGAAAAGTGATAAAAACAGGTCTACCCATCACGCCTCAGGTTGCACCATCTGGGTTATGGTCTACCCCTACAGATCTGGCTATACTTTCCATTGAGATCCAAAATGCGCTACGCAATAAAAACAATAAGGTGATTTCTCATCAGATCGCAAAAGAAGTAACAAAAGTGACTGCTTTGAAAAATGCGGTTGGAGGATGGAGTTATGGCTGGCAAAAATCTTTTGGATATAGTAATTATGATTGGTTCTCGTGTAATGGTTCCAATACTGGAGTTGGAGGCAATGTTTTGGCTTCTATGACAGATGGTAATGGGATGGTATATCTTGCCAATGGCGAAAAACCGAACCGTTTTCCTGTAATGAATTATACCAGAGCAAAGATTCTCACAGTGATGGATTGGAATAAAACAACTCATGAAGATATTCAGGAACTCCCATTAAGTCTTAAAAAACAACTCATTGGAACCTATGATGATTTTCTCTACGGACAGGGAATGGAAACGAAAATTCTGGAAAAGAATAACCGTCTGTATGTAGAGTCTCCAATTTTGGAACATTTTAAAGGGAAAAATGAGTATGAATTACTCTATCTGAAAAATGGAACCTTTAGAATTGTAGATTATCCGAACCTGTTAACATTTAATTTCAGTAATGGAAAGGTAAACTCTGTCATCTTAACAAGAGATTCTCTGAAAATAGAAGTTCAGATGATTAAAAAATAG